The following coding sequences lie in one Chloroflexaceae bacterium genomic window:
- a CDS encoding DUF2237 domain-containing protein translates to MSINGNVSTNGRSPAPVARNVLGGPLAVCSTDPLTGFYRTGCCDTGPDDAGVHVVCAQVTAEFLAFSRSRGNDLITPRPEYGFPGLRPGDRWCLCASRWREALEAGVAPPVVLAATHEAALNIVRREDLLRHALDVAGM, encoded by the coding sequence ATGAGCATCAACGGAAATGTTAGCACGAATGGCCGCTCTCCCGCGCCGGTGGCCCGCAATGTCCTCGGCGGACCGCTGGCCGTCTGCAGTACCGATCCGCTGACCGGCTTCTACCGTACCGGCTGCTGCGACACCGGTCCCGACGATGCGGGCGTCCACGTGGTCTGCGCCCAGGTTACGGCGGAGTTTCTGGCCTTCAGCCGTTCACGGGGCAATGATCTGATCACCCCGCGGCCCGAGTACGGGTTTCCCGGCCTGCGCCCGGGCGACCGCTGGTGTCTCTGTGCGAGCCGCTGGCGAGAAGCTCTGGAGGCCGGCGTCGCGCCGCCCGTGGTGCTCGCGGCGACACACGAGGCGGCCCTCAACATCGTGCGGCGCGAGGATCTGCTGCGCCACGCCCTTGATGTGGCGGGAATGTAG
- a CDS encoding glycosyltransferase family 39 protein, which yields MSRALVVALCLWMATAAWLLTRPAASLETTSGLYAPEQSGGLVYRWSGDRVVIPITRHSGPTAVRLRLAATRWEGRSTPYLSLHDDRGVLTRFAAPEGPRNYYLRLPPGVASLTITSTVDRPPARDPRWVGFTLFSLSVRPGGWPVDALARSLALLPVYLAVAAAFAWSVRRGLAAPLALFGLALGLRVFQLQSTPPGWRVDEVISLVDAWHLSRTGRDHLGHLLPLGAFEALGDWISPLLTYLELPFVALFGPERMVGRMVTAVAGALAAPLGYALARALGLGPLGAFATGLMMALSPWQVFISRVAMPPSLVPTVWTLCLLAGVRFIERGDRRAALGLALAAGVALYAYPTLKLAVPLLTALAVALALLKGRLEAAGSHAPAQTFPEGKAWPGAVVHHPLVLAGLLLALLWAPFVYVTLFVPASSTRLNQAALRADSWEAWFRAWWAGYAVYFQPDFYYRRGDGSSTSSLPGFGVEFWASLPLLLLGLAGAISSLVRPRWKYALTGRFRALFILGAVLIAALPASLTTPSPHAFRAAPLAPLYALLVGWGAALLLPRGRPRPGAAGWWWARWLSALALAMALLWQGAGWWRFYTQTYPPLQAGLNHDGLAEAVRRTVELAPGYAEVWVSADSIAEPYVYILAARPFPPDEARRLLVVKRQPGRFNHVISLGPYRFVETNHLPAILPTLAAVPGAAGGKGYVVQEWNDGTRRVLVLRQM from the coding sequence ATGAGCCGTGCCCTGGTTGTCGCCCTGTGCCTCTGGATGGCCACCGCTGCCTGGCTGCTCACCCGTCCGGCGGCCAGCCTGGAAACAACCAGCGGCCTCTATGCGCCGGAGCAGTCCGGCGGTCTTGTCTATCGGTGGAGCGGTGACCGCGTGGTCATCCCCATCACCCGGCACAGCGGGCCGACGGCGGTGCGCCTGCGGCTCGCCGCCACGCGCTGGGAGGGCCGTTCCACACCGTATCTCTCGTTGCACGATGACCGGGGCGTGCTGACGCGTTTCGCTGCGCCAGAGGGCCCCCGCAACTATTATCTCCGCCTGCCGCCAGGGGTTGCCAGCCTGACCATCACCTCTACCGTTGATCGTCCACCGGCCAGGGATCCCCGCTGGGTGGGCTTCACGCTCTTCAGTCTGAGCGTGAGGCCTGGCGGCTGGCCCGTGGACGCGCTTGCCCGCAGCCTTGCACTCCTGCCAGTCTACCTGGCTGTCGCGGCGGCCTTTGCCTGGAGCGTCCGGCGCGGATTGGCGGCGCCGTTGGCGCTCTTTGGTCTGGCGTTAGGGTTGCGCGTCTTCCAGCTCCAGAGCACGCCGCCGGGCTGGCGGGTTGACGAGGTGATCAGCCTGGTGGACGCCTGGCACCTTTCACGCACCGGGCGCGACCATCTGGGCCACCTGCTGCCTCTGGGAGCCTTCGAGGCCCTGGGCGACTGGATCTCGCCGCTGCTGACCTACCTGGAGTTGCCCTTCGTGGCCCTCTTCGGACCTGAACGCATGGTGGGCCGCATGGTTACGGCAGTGGCGGGCGCACTGGCCGCGCCCCTCGGCTACGCCCTGGCTCGCGCGCTGGGCCTGGGGCCGCTCGGAGCGTTCGCAACGGGATTGATGATGGCTCTCTCGCCCTGGCAGGTCTTCATCAGCCGGGTGGCTATGCCGCCGTCCCTCGTGCCGACCGTCTGGACCCTCTGCCTGCTGGCCGGGGTGCGCTTCATCGAACGCGGCGACCGGCGCGCGGCCCTGGGCCTGGCCCTGGCGGCCGGAGTGGCGCTGTACGCCTATCCCACGCTCAAGCTCGCTGTGCCCCTGCTGACGGCGCTGGCAGTGGCGCTGGCTCTGCTGAAGGGCCGCCTGGAGGCAGCCGGCAGCCACGCTCCAGCTCAAACGTTTCCTGAAGGCAAGGCATGGCCCGGCGCCGTGGTTCACCATCCCCTGGTCCTGGCCGGGTTGCTGCTGGCGCTCCTGTGGGCGCCCTTCGTCTACGTGACGTTGTTCGTCCCTGCCAGTTCCACGCGCCTGAACCAGGCGGCCCTGCGGGCCGACTCATGGGAGGCCTGGTTCCGCGCCTGGTGGGCGGGCTACGCGGTCTACTTTCAACCTGACTTCTACTACCGGCGCGGCGATGGCAGTTCAACATCGAGTTTGCCAGGCTTCGGAGTGGAGTTCTGGGCCAGCCTGCCACTGCTGTTGCTGGGCCTGGCGGGAGCGATCAGCAGCCTGGTTCGCCCCCGGTGGAAGTATGCTCTGACCGGGCGGTTCCGGGCGTTGTTCATCCTCGGAGCGGTGCTGATCGCGGCGCTGCCGGCGAGCCTGACCACACCCAGCCCCCATGCTTTCCGCGCCGCGCCGCTGGCGCCACTCTACGCCCTGCTGGTGGGATGGGGCGCGGCCCTGCTCCTGCCGCGGGGCCGTCCGCGGCCGGGAGCGGCCGGATGGTGGTGGGCGCGCTGGCTGAGCGCGCTGGCGCTGGCGATGGCGCTCCTATGGCAGGGCGCTGGATGGTGGCGCTTCTACACCCAGACGTATCCGCCGCTCCAGGCCGGCCTGAACCACGACGGCCTCGCCGAGGCGGTGCGCCGCACGGTGGAACTGGCCCCCGGCTACGCCGAAGTCTGGGTCAGCGCCGACAGCATCGCCGAGCCGTATGTCTACATTCTGGCCGCCCGGCCCTTCCCTCCCGACGAGGCCCGGCGGCTGCTGGTGGTCAAACGGCAACCTGGACGCTTCAACCACGTCATCAGTCTTGGTCCCTATCGCTTCGTGGAAACCAATCACCTCCCGGCAATTCTCCCGACCCTGGCGGCCGTGCCGGGAGCGGCGGGCGGCAAGGGCTACGTGGTGCAGGAGTGGAACGATGGGACCAGGCGCGTGCTGGTGCTGCGGCAGATGTGA
- a CDS encoding AI-2E family transporter — MLQITARTWFALFGLGVALILVGPLLPLIRSVALLLFLAALLSMLLYPLVTRLGRRGVPGGLTVAGALTLIVVLFLYLGLQMMPLFATALDGLSRLLVAIALRLEAGVVQLPLTTILNTVSGLMGGVSSALIGAAAQVGALFWTLFVLVVLVFTLVTSSGTRLWLLHFFVPAAYRPRVVSLLGAVSEGLSRWFMAQLAISGYYIIGYGIAGLVVGIPFAIPIAVISGLLEFIPYLGGLVGLGLAVLAASTVSQSAVVWIVIAEAIIGMIAVYVVVPFFFARAIKVPPGAVLFGLYVGGLIGGFFAALLTVPVVTIITILIRELRPVNIPAEGSSPDS, encoded by the coding sequence ATGCTGCAGATTACCGCCCGGACATGGTTCGCGTTGTTTGGTCTCGGGGTGGCGCTCATTCTGGTGGGACCGTTGCTGCCGCTGATCCGTTCGGTGGCCCTGCTGCTATTCCTGGCGGCCCTGTTGAGCATGCTCCTCTACCCGCTGGTGACGCGCCTGGGGCGACGGGGCGTGCCCGGCGGCCTCACCGTCGCCGGGGCGCTGACCCTGATTGTAGTACTCTTTCTGTATCTGGGGTTGCAAATGATGCCGCTCTTTGCCACGGCGCTCGATGGGCTCTCGCGGCTCCTGGTGGCGATCGCGCTGCGGCTCGAAGCCGGCGTGGTGCAACTGCCCCTGACGACCATCCTCAACACCGTGAGCGGGCTTATGGGGGGCGTGTCCAGCGCCCTGATCGGCGCCGCGGCCCAGGTGGGGGCGCTGTTCTGGACCCTGTTCGTGCTTGTGGTGCTGGTGTTCACCCTCGTCACCAGCAGCGGGACGCGCCTCTGGTTGCTGCACTTCTTCGTGCCGGCGGCCTACCGGCCCCGAGTGGTCAGCCTGCTCGGCGCAGTAAGCGAAGGGCTGTCGCGCTGGTTCATGGCCCAACTGGCGATTTCCGGCTACTACATCATCGGGTACGGCATTGCCGGCCTGGTGGTAGGCATCCCCTTCGCCATCCCGATTGCCGTCATTTCCGGCCTGCTGGAGTTCATCCCCTACCTGGGAGGACTGGTGGGCCTGGGACTGGCCGTGCTGGCCGCCTCGACGGTGAGCCAGTCGGCGGTTGTCTGGATCGTCATCGCCGAGGCCATAATCGGGATGATCGCGGTGTATGTGGTGGTGCCCTTTTTTTTCGCCCGGGCGATCAAGGTGCCGCCGGGCGCGGTGCTGTTCGGGCTCTATGTTGGCGGGCTGATCGGCGGCTTCTTCGCCGCGCTGCTCACGGTTCCGGTGGTAACAATTATCACCATTCTTATTCGTGAGTTGCGCCCGGTGAACATTCCGGCTGAGGGATCATCTCCGGACTCCTGA
- a CDS encoding MoxR family ATPase: MQFPTEHLFERLEQNIVGLRREAEILAVALATGRHIVLEGPPGTGKSSLLRTLAAAAGLQVVFVEGNAELTPARLLGSFDPAMVLQQGYQPECFTPGPLMAALREGALLYIEEFNRVPEETLNVLITVLAEGEIHVPRLGQIRAGAGFRLIAAMNPFDAVGTARVSQAIADRMCRVAIGYQDDAAERQIVRRATGGDEALVAMAVALTRMTRAHPDIRLGSSVRGAIDLVLVAQGLSRLRGEPAPGRATLLDAALAALSGRIKLDEGCERTPEAILADMLDRLLAAQQGEPTPQAPPSAQHGTGHGPAPPAAGDRGRMLTGAETRAAVRAAARRTLSRYDLSTTHPHFHMVSPAVGELDERHLVGLCQTDPDAALSLLCDLAAATDPALRTRARRLAARIFLRLGKAGWRWRQGYRRLVVETGRAEGELDLERTLERAPGRTVTRDEVVTRRWRAGARAIALLVDYSGSMRGQALATAAMAAAATLLAIDAQTDCSIIAFARDALVLREQGRYRSPEAVIDDLLSLRGKGVTNLAAVLRAAAAQLARAPRAEKVAVLLSDCLATAGDDPLTALTGIERLHVLGPSADPEAIAAGRRLAATRQGHYVQVHTAAVIPRALATLFFA; the protein is encoded by the coding sequence ATGCAGTTCCCTACCGAACATCTCTTTGAACGCCTTGAACAGAACATCGTCGGGCTGCGCCGTGAGGCCGAAATACTGGCCGTGGCCCTCGCCACCGGGCGCCACATCGTCCTTGAAGGGCCGCCGGGTACGGGCAAATCGTCCCTGCTGCGAACATTGGCCGCCGCAGCAGGGTTGCAGGTGGTCTTTGTCGAGGGCAACGCCGAACTGACCCCCGCCCGCCTGCTGGGGTCATTTGATCCCGCCATGGTCCTGCAGCAGGGCTACCAGCCGGAGTGCTTCACGCCGGGACCGCTCATGGCGGCGCTGCGGGAAGGGGCGCTGCTCTACATCGAGGAGTTTAATCGCGTCCCCGAAGAGACCCTCAACGTCCTGATCACGGTGCTGGCCGAGGGCGAGATCCACGTGCCTCGTCTCGGGCAGATCCGCGCCGGGGCGGGCTTCCGGCTGATTGCCGCCATGAACCCCTTCGACGCGGTAGGTACGGCTCGCGTGAGCCAGGCCATCGCCGACCGGATGTGCCGGGTGGCCATCGGGTATCAGGATGACGCAGCCGAGCGCCAGATTGTACGCCGGGCCACCGGCGGCGACGAGGCGCTGGTGGCAATGGCGGTCGCGCTCACCCGTATGACTCGCGCGCACCCCGACATTCGCCTCGGTTCCTCGGTGCGCGGGGCCATTGATCTGGTGCTGGTGGCGCAGGGATTGAGCCGTCTGCGCGGCGAGCCGGCGCCGGGGCGCGCCACGCTGCTCGACGCCGCCCTGGCAGCCCTCTCTGGTCGCATCAAGCTCGACGAAGGCTGCGAACGCACGCCCGAGGCCATCCTGGCCGACATGCTCGACCGGCTTCTGGCCGCCCAACAGGGCGAACCCACACCTCAGGCTCCGCCATCCGCGCAGCACGGAACCGGCCACGGGCCGGCGCCGCCAGCGGCTGGCGACCGGGGCCGAATGTTAACCGGCGCCGAGACGCGCGCCGCGGTGCGAGCCGCCGCGCGCCGCACCTTGAGCCGCTACGACCTGTCCACGACGCACCCGCACTTTCACATGGTTTCGCCCGCGGTGGGTGAGCTGGACGAACGGCATCTTGTCGGTTTATGTCAGACCGATCCCGACGCGGCCCTCAGCCTGCTCTGTGACCTGGCCGCCGCCACCGACCCGGCGCTGCGCACCAGGGCGCGCCGCCTGGCCGCGCGGATCTTCCTGCGCCTGGGGAAAGCCGGGTGGCGCTGGCGGCAGGGCTACCGGCGTCTGGTCGTGGAAACCGGTCGCGCCGAGGGTGAGCTTGATCTGGAGCGCACCCTCGAGCGCGCGCCGGGGCGAACGGTCACGCGCGACGAGGTGGTTACTCGCCGCTGGCGCGCCGGGGCGCGAGCAATCGCCCTGCTGGTTGACTACAGCGGCTCGATGCGCGGGCAAGCTCTGGCAACCGCGGCGATGGCCGCGGCAGCCACGCTCCTGGCGATTGATGCCCAGACGGATTGCAGCATTATCGCCTTTGCCCGTGACGCGCTGGTGCTGCGAGAACAGGGCCGCTACCGCTCGCCCGAGGCGGTGATTGACGATCTGCTGTCCCTGCGCGGCAAAGGCGTCACCAATCTGGCCGCGGTGCTGCGCGCCGCCGCAGCGCAACTGGCTCGCGCGCCCCGGGCCGAAAAGGTCGCGGTGTTGCTCAGCGATTGTCTGGCTACCGCTGGCGATGATCCCCTCACGGCCCTCACCGGCATTGAGCGCCTGCACGTGCTTGGCCCCAGCGCCGATCCCGAAGCGATCGCCGCTGGCCGCCGTCTGGCCGCGACGCGGCAGGGACATTACGTGCAGGTGCACACCGCCGCGGTGATCCCCCGCGCCCTTGCCACCCTCTTTTTTGCCTAA
- a CDS encoding NDMA-dependent alcohol dehydrogenase: MKTTAAVLWDVGKPWAIEEVELDEPRDGEVLIRFVAAGLCHSDEHLRHGDLVPRFPIVGGHEGAGIIEAVGPGVTRVKPGDHVVCSFIPSCGHCRWCSTGQQNLCDMGATILEGSMPDGTFRFHARGQDLGAMCMLGTFARYSVIPQNSCVVIDPDIPLEVAVLVGCGVPTGWGSAVYAARVAPGDTVVIYGIGGIGINAVQGAAHAGARHVIAVDPLANKREKAEELGATHSVATAEEAREIAMRLTRGVGADKAIVTVDIVNEEVVQAAFDVIRKGGTMVLTGLADPAKKTVHLSGAVMTLYQKEVRGTLFGHSNPMYDIRKLLDLYRDGQLKLDELVTRRYRLEEINQGYEDLLAGKNVRGVIIHEH; encoded by the coding sequence ATGAAGACGACAGCAGCAGTGCTCTGGGATGTCGGCAAGCCGTGGGCCATCGAAGAGGTTGAACTCGACGAACCACGGGACGGCGAGGTGTTGATCCGCTTCGTCGCGGCGGGATTGTGCCATTCCGACGAGCATTTGCGGCACGGCGACCTGGTGCCGCGCTTTCCAATCGTTGGCGGTCACGAAGGCGCAGGGATCATCGAAGCCGTCGGTCCCGGCGTCACCCGCGTCAAGCCGGGCGACCACGTGGTCTGCTCATTCATTCCCTCCTGCGGTCACTGCCGCTGGTGCTCGACCGGCCAGCAGAACCTCTGTGACATGGGCGCTACCATCCTCGAAGGCTCGATGCCCGATGGCACGTTCCGCTTTCACGCCAGGGGCCAGGACCTCGGAGCGATGTGTATGCTCGGCACCTTCGCGCGCTACTCGGTCATTCCACAAAACTCGTGCGTGGTCATTGACCCGGATATTCCTCTCGAAGTCGCCGTCCTGGTCGGCTGCGGCGTGCCCACCGGCTGGGGTTCGGCAGTGTACGCCGCGCGGGTCGCTCCTGGCGATACAGTGGTGATCTACGGCATCGGCGGTATTGGCATCAATGCGGTGCAGGGAGCCGCTCACGCCGGCGCCCGGCACGTCATCGCGGTGGACCCGCTGGCCAATAAGCGCGAGAAAGCCGAGGAACTGGGCGCCACCCACAGCGTCGCCACGGCGGAAGAGGCGCGCGAGATCGCCATGCGGCTTACCCGCGGCGTCGGGGCCGACAAGGCAATTGTTACGGTAGACATCGTCAATGAAGAGGTGGTGCAGGCCGCGTTTGATGTCATCCGCAAGGGCGGCACGATGGTGCTCACCGGTCTGGCCGATCCGGCGAAGAAGACTGTGCACCTCTCCGGCGCGGTGATGACCCTCTATCAGAAAGAAGTCAGGGGCACGCTCTTCGGCCATTCCAATCCGATGTACGATATCCGCAAGCTGCTCGATCTCTATCGCGATGGCCAGCTCAAGCTCGATGAACTGGTGACACGGCGCTATCGCCTGGAGGAGATCAATCAGGGCTACGAGGACCTGCTCGCCGGCAAGAATGTGCGTGGCGTGATTATCCACGAGCACTGA
- a CDS encoding acyl-CoA dehydratase activase, translating to MAERFIGIDVGSTTVKVVLLDETGAFLTHRYRRSNGQPRATLIACLNDLAAVHNLAAVAGVCLTGSGGEAIARLIGCRHVNELITQTRAVGALYPAARSVIEIGGQDSKFLVLEWDATTGQMRLVDFAMNSLCAAGTGSFLDQQAERLGIAIEGEFARLALQSRNPARIAGRCTVFAKSDMIHLQQQGRPLPDILAGLCLALARNFKSVVARGKPFTPPILFQGGVAYNQAVVRAFETVLELAPGELIVPERHEVMAALGAALIARDDAERGSTARLPELERLEAVLQAPAPRRSMPPLRRIIAAPATVPMGCAAPDARLPAYLGIDVGSISTKLALVEAGGRVIARRYLLTAGRPLEAVQRGLRELWAEVGDRVEVCGVGTTGSGRYLTADFVGADVVRNEIAAQARAAMALDPTVDTIFEIGGQDSKYIRLAHGAVVDFAMNSACAAGTGSFLEEQADRLRISVRREFSELAFAAGHPAALGERCTVFMESDLVHHQQQGAGQADLVGGLAYAVAQNYLNRVVAGRPLGTRIFFQGGVAANQAVVAAFEALTGRTITVPPHHDVTGAIGAALLAREELARHGNGAGPPTRFRGFDLSDRHYATSTFVCQACPNLCEVNRVTIASEPPIFYGALCDRFEEAGRARSRAADLPDHFAERQRLWLGDYREPERRPGRLRIGLPRSLIVYDMFPYWRAFFALLGMDVVLSAPTSPALVRRALEHAAAETCFPVKLAFGHALDLLDKDVDRLFVPVVVSREDPQPGQEESNYCPFIPATAYMVAAHLSLHGREARPILGAIRFHDPAFKRHDLRRLARQLGVSLAAIEAADAAGNAAQQAFYAALEERGRAALAALPPGRPAAVLVGHPYNTNDPRLCLDLPYKLRKLGVVPIPLDYLPVRGADLSDEFPRMYWRGGQEILAAGRIIRDDPRLQAIVITNFGCGPDSFLLGYFKRIMGDKPFLELEIDEHTADAGIITRCEAFFDSLRMRQGL from the coding sequence ATGGCTGAACGTTTCATCGGGATCGATGTCGGCTCAACGACGGTCAAGGTCGTGTTGCTCGACGAGACCGGCGCGTTCCTCACCCACCGCTATCGGCGCTCGAATGGACAGCCTCGCGCCACGTTGATCGCCTGCCTGAACGATCTGGCCGCCGTGCACAACCTGGCGGCCGTCGCCGGGGTGTGCCTGACCGGTTCGGGTGGCGAGGCCATTGCCCGGCTGATCGGCTGCCGCCACGTCAACGAGTTGATCACTCAGACCCGCGCGGTGGGCGCGCTGTACCCCGCGGCGCGCTCGGTAATTGAGATCGGCGGGCAGGACAGCAAGTTCCTCGTGCTCGAGTGGGACGCAACGACCGGCCAGATGCGCCTGGTTGATTTCGCTATGAACTCGCTCTGCGCCGCCGGAACCGGCTCGTTCCTCGACCAGCAGGCCGAGCGTCTGGGCATCGCCATCGAGGGCGAGTTTGCGCGGCTGGCCCTGCAGTCGCGCAATCCGGCCCGCATCGCCGGGCGCTGCACGGTCTTCGCCAAGTCCGATATGATCCACCTGCAACAGCAGGGCCGTCCCTTGCCCGACATCCTGGCCGGTCTCTGTCTGGCCCTGGCGCGCAATTTCAAGAGCGTGGTGGCGCGGGGCAAGCCCTTTACGCCGCCCATTCTCTTCCAGGGCGGAGTGGCCTACAACCAGGCCGTGGTGCGGGCCTTCGAGACGGTGCTGGAGCTGGCCCCCGGCGAGCTGATCGTTCCCGAACGCCACGAGGTGATGGCGGCCCTGGGCGCGGCGCTGATCGCCCGCGATGACGCCGAACGCGGCTCGACGGCGCGCCTGCCCGAGCTTGAACGTCTCGAAGCAGTGTTGCAGGCCCCGGCGCCGCGACGCAGCATGCCACCCCTGCGCCGGATCATCGCTGCGCCCGCGACAGTGCCCATGGGTTGCGCCGCGCCTGACGCTCGCCTGCCGGCGTACCTGGGGATTGACGTTGGTTCGATCAGCACCAAGCTGGCGCTGGTTGAGGCCGGCGGCCGGGTGATTGCCCGGCGCTACCTGCTCACCGCCGGGCGGCCGCTGGAAGCGGTGCAGCGTGGGTTGCGCGAGTTATGGGCCGAGGTGGGCGACCGGGTCGAGGTGTGCGGCGTGGGAACGACCGGTTCAGGGCGCTACCTGACCGCCGATTTCGTCGGCGCCGATGTGGTGCGCAACGAGATCGCCGCCCAGGCCCGCGCCGCCATGGCCCTCGACCCCACGGTGGATACGATCTTTGAAATTGGCGGGCAGGACAGCAAGTACATCCGTCTGGCCCACGGGGCGGTGGTGGACTTCGCCATGAATAGCGCCTGCGCTGCCGGCACCGGCTCGTTCCTCGAGGAGCAGGCCGACCGGTTGCGTATCAGTGTGCGCCGCGAGTTCAGCGAGCTGGCCTTCGCCGCCGGGCATCCCGCCGCCCTGGGGGAGCGTTGCACCGTGTTCATGGAGTCCGACCTGGTGCACCATCAGCAACAGGGGGCGGGACAGGCTGACCTGGTGGGCGGGCTGGCCTACGCCGTGGCGCAGAACTATCTCAACCGTGTGGTGGCCGGGCGGCCCCTGGGCACGCGGATCTTCTTCCAGGGGGGAGTGGCCGCCAATCAGGCGGTAGTGGCGGCCTTCGAGGCCCTCACCGGGCGGACCATCACCGTGCCGCCGCACCACGATGTCACCGGAGCGATCGGGGCGGCCCTGCTGGCGCGGGAGGAACTCGCCCGCCACGGGAACGGCGCCGGCCCGCCGACGCGCTTTCGGGGCTTCGACCTCTCCGACCGACACTACGCGACCAGCACTTTCGTCTGCCAGGCCTGCCCCAACCTCTGCGAGGTCAACCGGGTGACCATCGCCAGCGAGCCGCCGATCTTCTACGGCGCGCTCTGCGATCGCTTCGAAGAGGCCGGGCGCGCCCGCTCCCGTGCGGCGGATCTGCCCGATCACTTCGCCGAGCGGCAGCGTCTGTGGCTGGGCGACTACCGCGAGCCCGAACGCCGGCCCGGGCGGCTGCGCATCGGCTTGCCCCGCAGCCTGATCGTCTACGATATGTTCCCCTACTGGCGGGCCTTCTTCGCCCTTCTGGGCATGGACGTGGTGCTCTCCGCGCCGACCAGCCCGGCCCTCGTGCGCCGCGCCCTGGAGCACGCGGCCGCCGAGACCTGCTTCCCTGTCAAGCTGGCCTTCGGCCATGCGCTCGATCTGCTCGACAAAGATGTGGATCGCCTCTTCGTGCCGGTGGTCGTCAGTCGCGAAGACCCCCAGCCGGGCCAGGAGGAGAGCAACTACTGCCCCTTCATCCCCGCCACGGCCTACATGGTCGCCGCGCATCTGTCGCTGCATGGCCGGGAGGCCCGGCCCATCCTCGGCGCCATACGCTTCCACGATCCGGCCTTCAAGCGCCACGACCTGCGGCGCCTGGCCCGGCAGCTCGGCGTTTCGCTGGCGGCGATTGAGGCGGCGGACGCGGCGGGCAACGCGGCGCAGCAGGCGTTCTATGCCGCGCTGGAGGAGCGGGGCCGGGCCGCCCTGGCCGCCCTGCCGCCCGGCCGCCCGGCGGCGGTGCTGGTCGGGCATCCTTACAATACCAATGACCCGCGCCTGTGCCTCGACCTGCCCTACAAGCTCCGCAAGCTCGGCGTCGTGCCTATCCCCCTCGATTACCTGCCGGTGCGCGGAGCAGATCTGTCCGATGAGTTTCCCCGCATGTACTGGCGCGGCGGGCAGGAGATCCTCGCCGCCGGACGCATCATTCGCGACGATCCGCGCCTCCAGGCGATTGTGATTACCAATTTCGGCTGCGGCCCCGACTCCTTCCTCCTCGGCTACTTCAAGCGCATCATGGGCGACAAGCCCTTTCTGGAGCTAGAAATTGATGAGCACACTGCCGACGCCGGCATTATCACCCGCTGCGAGGCCTTTTTTGACAGTCTGCGCATGAGGCAGGGCCTATGA
- a CDS encoding 4Fe-4S dicluster domain-containing protein: MATSTSTSRTSDFFREVVAECPVDPRLEACLQCGTCGGSCPSGPDMDHTPRTLFAMIAAGMRDAVLRSNTPWYCVSCYYCMERCPQEIRITDVMYTLKRMAIKAGYSAQTTAPKGPGFAQTFVDHVENYGRSFELGLITRYYLNHRPLDALKMAPLGMGLLKRRRLDLSPRPIRQIEQLKAILDKAREIDAAHAV; encoded by the coding sequence ATGGCGACATCCACATCCACGTCGCGCACCTCTGACTTTTTCCGCGAAGTCGTTGCCGAGTGTCCGGTTGATCCCCGTCTTGAGGCATGTCTGCAATGCGGCACGTGTGGCGGGTCCTGTCCCTCCGGTCCGGATATGGACCACACCCCGCGGACGCTCTTCGCCATGATCGCCGCCGGGATGCGTGATGCTGTGCTCCGCAGCAATACGCCCTGGTACTGCGTGTCGTGCTACTACTGCATGGAACGCTGTCCCCAGGAGATCCGCATCACCGATGTAATGTACACCCTGAAACGCATGGCCATCAAGGCCGGCTACAGCGCGCAGACCACCGCGCCTAAAGGGCCAGGGTTCGCCCAGACCTTCGTGGATCATGTGGAGAACTACGGGCGCAGCTTCGAGCTGGGGCTGATCACGCGCTACTATCTCAACCACCGCCCCCTCGACGCGCTGAAAATGGCGCCCCTCGGCATGGGGTTGCTCAAGCGCAGGCGCCTCGATCTCAGCCCCCGGCCCATCCGGCAGATCGAGCAGTTGAAGGCTATTCTCGACAAGGCCCGCGAGATTGACGCCGCCCATGCAGTGTGA